The following coding sequences lie in one Kamptonema formosum PCC 6407 genomic window:
- a CDS encoding DUF1802 family protein, with translation MESTVSALKEWNVAINALEKGKTIMLLRKGGIREQGGHFNLIHKQVLLYPTFEHQQPDLLKPEYASQVKVVASGWHPETVRIGSWANITDAFLLAYEPAIAALFPYHIWNQKFVNDRLKWKSNQPIYILLLRTYQLAEPQEILYRQEYGGCRSWIDLAEPIAIDNSLPILSDRDYLQKANEIRNSIASSESFS, from the coding sequence ATGGAATCAACTGTTAGCGCTTTGAAAGAATGGAATGTTGCTATTAATGCCTTAGAAAAGGGCAAAACAATTATGCTGTTGAGGAAAGGCGGTATCCGCGAACAAGGGGGACATTTTAATCTGATTCACAAGCAGGTTTTGCTATATCCTACTTTTGAACATCAACAGCCGGATTTACTAAAACCTGAGTATGCAAGTCAGGTGAAAGTTGTAGCATCAGGTTGGCATCCTGAAACGGTTAGAATTGGTAGTTGGGCCAACATAACTGATGCTTTTTTACTCGCTTACGAACCTGCGATCGCGGCTTTATTTCCTTATCATATTTGGAATCAGAAATTTGTCAACGATCGGCTAAAATGGAAATCTAATCAGCCTATTTACATCTTATTACTGCGAACTTATCAGTTAGCGGAACCACAGGAAATTCTCTACCGCCAAGAATACGGAGGCTGTCGCTCGTGGATTGATTTAGCCGAACCAATTGCTATTGATAATTCTCTACCAATTTTAAGTGATAGAGATTACCTTCAAAAGGCTAATGAAATTCGTAATTCGATCGCAAGTTCGGAAAGTTTTTCATAG